One stretch of Heptranchias perlo isolate sHepPer1 chromosome 41, sHepPer1.hap1, whole genome shotgun sequence DNA includes these proteins:
- the actmap gene encoding actin maturation protease: MSNVLHFKMAQEMEENPSEDKSEFSNGSECSRLSPPLLPPPPPPPPPPLLPPPSLPARKKLYQLLAEGQLPAIGEQAEVKRLLLNRPDSFSKELKWLLINKYVPSLIQDGPQCGLVALWMAGHLLNVCEVMGLEAIVNCAMARGYTVQGEMFSGANMVKLAEEVFQCRGELLNEGLMGSNKARIMHHLWAGYPVLIPYDEDFNHEPCLRKGHRAHWAVVSGVLLGLRCELPEDIYEEDPDIPGLFQLRAEVPGASYPEGCVVEAHLLAKQGKSLKYQLWEYERVHESNSQLTEFSPKRESDGTDYIVPDGGVESGLCGAVILLQPLSR, encoded by the exons ATGTCCAATGTCCTGCACTTCAAAATGGCACAAGAAATGGAGGAAAATCCCAGCGAGGACAAGTCTGAGTTTTCTAACGGTTCGGAATGTTCACGACTGTCCCCTCCGTTGCtgcccccgcctcctcctccacccccccctccgttGCTGCCCCCTCCTTCTCTACCTGCAAGAAAGAAGTTGTACCAGCTTCTTGCTGAAGGGCAGTTGCCTGCGATTGGAGAGCAGGCGGAGGTGAAGAGGCTGCTCCTGAACAGGCCGGACAG CTTCAGTAAAGAATTGAAGTGGCTCCTTATTAATAAATACGTCCCTTCTCTGATCCAGGATGGTCCTCA GTGTGGACTGGTTGCTCTGTGGATGGCAGGACATTTGCTGAATGTGTGCGAGGTGATGGGTCTGGAGGCAATCGTGAACTGTGCGATGGCCAGAGGCTACACTGTTCAGGGAGAGATGTTCTCAG GTGCTAATATGGTGAAACTGGCAGAGGAAGTTTTTCAATGTCGCGGTGAACTCCTTAATGAAGGCTTAATGGGAAGTAACAAAGCCAGAATAATGCATCACCTGTGGGCTGGTTATCCTGTATTGATACC GTACGATGAAGATTTTAATCATGAGCCCTGCCTGCGGAAAGGACACAGAGCTCACTGGGCAGTGGTGTCAG GAGTGCTGCTGGGACTGAGGTGTGAACTGCCAGAGGACATCTATGAAGAAGATCCCGATATTCCCGGCCTCTTCCAGCTGCGCGCGGAGGTGCCCGGAGCCAGCTACCCTGAGGGCTGTGTTGTCGAGGCTCACCTGCTGGCCAAGCAAGGGAAGAGTCTGAAGTACCAGCTGTGGGAGTACGAGCGAGTGCACGAGAGCAACTCGCAGCTGACGGAGTTTAGcccaaagagagagtctgacggAACAGACTACATCGTACCCGATGGTGGTGTGGAATCGGGGTTGTGCGGGGCTGTGATCCTTCTGCAACCGTTGTCACGGTAA